From a single Nicotiana tomentosiformis chromosome 2, ASM39032v3, whole genome shotgun sequence genomic region:
- the LOC104088166 gene encoding uncharacterized protein isoform X4: MSEQGDKTCPLCAEEMDLTDQQLKPCKCGYEICVWCWHHIMDMAEKDNTDGRCPACRTLYNKEKIVGMATKCDKVMAEMSAEKRLSSRKGKSKTADSRKQLSNVRVVQRNLVYVMGLPLSLADEDLLQRKEYFSKYGKVLKVSMSRTAAGAIQQFANNTCSVYITYSKEEEAILCIQSVHGFVLDGRPLRACFGTTKYCHAWLRNMPCTNPDCLYLHEIGSQEDSFTKDEVISAYTRVQQIAGAINSTQQRSGSVLPPPAEEYYSHSSAASGKPISKNAATNSVPSVRGSPPNSSSGRSAALPAGALWGTRASNNQQPDGPLNKKPETCNPAAFSSAVGSTSKVSLLPAYAGKVVHTLENGTTQEKGKIETLEPVKQYAGADPRTYTSENPSLLVPPTSSSINTQLHSVPSLKDKHKHMMPNSATNAFDISVMSNGPGFAKESNDTTDIKMQNISSDMSSLSIDRHKKSQRSCIEQCRESLPSEMTGESAVSADEICISKEKFDLRLDAHSKVIQVGTPEMEDDLLSFNEQRHRDPEVIIEKVYSPNLSLSLHTPAQPSGYSPQLTNGGGPVKRANMQLDRRTDSVSQPSTIESSTNGYLSNVSNYVADLRTINGSYYPLPNEGKRMHVERFEGEAPSEIYSTNVDNGESSIISNILSLDFDPWNASLTSPQNLVKLLGEADNQQGSLRVSSSRKLTSNQSRFSFAREEEPASPSADFQPSLSYMEQNFNHYAHAHDFSNSRSYQLENMGSRNGFSVANNEESVGSGNCFSHLSSNKLSVSRPQMSAPPGFSAPNRAPPPGFTSHYERMEQNFDSLRGSHLLDTSSLHNQYQAPPVGNVSNGDIEFMDPAILAVGKGRIPNGLDLSSLDMSSGFSPQLSTLENERRLQLLMQRSLTPQQNQRFADMGDNFSPYSDAYGISSRVVEQTLASNQFPFDGISPRVVEKTMPSNQSSFDGISSRVLEQTLSNNQPPFSQLSPPQTRNSVMSNGHWDGRNGVQSGNNLGAAEILRTENLGFNKFFTGYEEPKFHMPNSGNLYKRTFGM, encoded by the exons ATGAGCGAGCAGGGAGATAAGACATGTCCTCTATGTGCTGAGGAGATGGATTTGACAGATCAGCAGTTGAAGCCTTGCAAGTGCGGATATGAG ATATGTGTCTGGTGCTGGCATCACATTATGGATATGGCTGAGAAGGATAATACAGATGGGCGGTGTCCAGCATGTCGCACTCTTTATAACAAGGAAAAGATTGTTGGCATGGCCACAAAATGTGATAA GGTAATGGCTGAGATGAGCGCTGAAAAAAGGTTGTCGTCTCGCAAGGGAAAAAGTAAAACAGCAGATTCTAGGAAGCAACTCAGCAATGTGCGAGTCGTTCAAAGAAATCTTGTTTATGTTATGGGGTTGCCTCTCAGTCTAGCTGATGAAGAT CTTCTACAGCGGAAAGAGTATTTTTCGAAGTATGGGAAGGTTCTGAAGGTGTCTATGTCTCGTACAGCTGCTGGTGCTATTCAACAATTTGCAAATAATACTTGTAGTGT ATATATTACCTATTCAAAGGAGGAGGAAGCAATTCTGTGTATTCAGTCTGTACATGGGTTTGTTTTAGATGGTAGACCTCTAAG AGCTTGCTTTGGAACCACAAAATACTGTCATGCTTGGTTGAGAAATATG CCCTGTACCAATCCTGATTGTTTATACTTGCACGAGATTGGGTCACAAGAGGATAGCTTTACTAAAGACGAAGTCATATCTGCTTACACAAG AGTTCAACAAATTGCTGGGGCCATTAATAGTACGCAACAGCGATCAGGGAGTGTGTTACCACCCCCAGCAGAGGAGTACTACAGTCACAGCTCTGCTGCTTCAGGGAAACCTATTAGTAAAAATGCTGCTACT AATTCAGTACCCAGTGTTAGAGGCTCACCACCAAATAGTAGCTCCGGTAGATCCGCTGCTCTTCCTGCTGGAGCTTTATG GGGAACACGTGCATCAAATAATCAGCAGCCGGATGGGCCTCTTAATAAGAAGCCGGAAACATGTAATCCAGCAGCGTTTTCTTCAGCTGTTGGAAGCACAAGTAAGGTTTCATTACTGCCTGCTTATGCAGGAAAAGTAGTTCATACTTTAGAAAATGGAACTACTCAAGAGAAAGGGAAAATAGAGACTTTAGAACCTGTTAAGCAGTACGCAGGAGCAGATCCTCGAACCTATACTTCTGAGAACCCCTCTCTTCTGGTACCTCCTACTTCGTCATCTATAAACACTCAGTTACATAGTGTTCCGTCATTAAAGGACAAACATAAACATATGATGCCAAACAGTGCCACAAATGCCTTTGATATTTCTGTAATGTCTAATGGACCTGGTTTTGCAAAAGAGTCTAATGATACCACAGATATTAAGATGCAGAATATATCCTCTGATATGTCGTCGTTGAGCATTGATAGACATAAAAAATCACAACGCAGCTGCATTGAGCAATGTAGGGAGTCCTTGCCATCTGAAATGACTGGGGAATCTGCGGTTTCTGCGGATGAGATTTGTATCTCAAAAGAAAAGTTTGATTTGAGATTGGATGCACATAGTAAAGTTATACAAGTTGGTACTCCTGAAATGGAGGATGATTTGCTATCCTTTAATGAGCAGAGACATAGGGATCCCGAAGTAATTATCGAGAAAGTCTATTCGCCAAATCTTTCCCTCTCTTTACACACTCCAGCTCAGCCTAGTGGTTATTCTCCTCAGCTGACTAATGGTGGCGGACCTGTCAAGAGGGCCAATATGCAGTTAGACAGGAGAACTGATTCAGTATCTCAGCCTTCTACTATCGAATCATCGACTAATGGATACCTGAGCAATGTATCAAACTATGTGGCTGATCTGCGAACTATCAATGGAAGTTATTATCCGTTGCCTAATGAGGGTAAGAGGATGCACGTGGAAAGGTTTGAAGGTGAAGCTCCTAGCGAGATCTATAGTACTAATGTTGATAATGGAGAGAGCAGTATAATATCTAATATTTTGTCTCTGGATTTTGATCCTTGGAATGCGTCATTAACTTCTCCTCAGAATCTTGTTAAGTTGTTGGGAGAAGCTGATAACCAACAAGGGTCTCTTCGAGTGTCAAGCTCAAGAAAATTAACCAGTAACCAATCGAGGTTCTCTTTTGCAAGAGAAGAAGAACCTGCCAGTCCATCAGCTGATTTTCAACCATCTCTAAGTTACATGGAGCAAAATTTTAATCATTATGCTCATGCTCATGATTTTTCTAATAGCAGAAGTTATCAGCTTGAGAATATGGGTTCTCGTAATGGTTTCTCTGTAGCTAATAATGAGGAATCCGTTGGTTCTGGCAACTGCTTTTCTCATCTCTCTTCTAACAAGCTATCAG TGTCCAGACCTCAGATGTCAGCGCCTCCAGGATTTTCAGCACCAAACAGAGCACCACCCCCGGGTTTTACTTCTCATTATGAGAGAATGGAACAGAATTTTGACTCTCTCCGTG GGAGTCACTTGCTTGATACCTCCTCGTTGCACAATCAGTATCAGGCTCCCCCAGTTGGAAATGTGAGTAATGGGGACATTGAGTTTATGGATCCTGCAATTCTGGCAGTTGGTAAAGGGAGGATTCCTAATGGCCTTGATCTCTCAAGCTTGGACATGTCTTCAGGTTTTTCTCCACAGTTAAGCACTTTAGAAAATGAGAGAAGGCTTCAATTACTGATGCAAAGATCTCTAACTCCGCAACAGAACCAGAGGTTTGCTGATATGGGGGACAATTTTTCTCCATACAGTGATGCATATGGAATTTCTTCCAGGGTTGTGGAGCAAACTCTGGCCAGCAATCAATTCCCATTTGATGGAATTTCTCCCAGGGTTGTGGAGAAAACTATGCCCAGCAATCAATCGTCATTTGATGGAATTTCTTCCAGGGTTCTGGAGCAAACTCTGTCCAACAATCAACCTCCATTTTCACAACTGAGTCCTCCCCAGACCAGGAACTCTGTCATGTCAAATGGCCACTGGGATGGACGGAATGGGGTTCAGAGTGGAAACAATTTGGGTGCTGCGGAAATCCTCCGAACCGAAAATTTGGGCTTTAACAAGTTCTTTACTGGATATGAGGAACCAAAGTTCCATATGCCCAATTCTGGCAATTTGTATAAAAGAACATTTGGGATGTAA